GCAGGGGCTGTCCGAAATCGTTGAGTTGCATCAAATGGTCGGAAAGAATTATGATCAGATGATTTTGGCGGTGGAAAGCCAGGATCAAAAAGCCGCTCAAAAGGTGCTTCAGGAAAAAACCGTCATTAATCAAAAGGAAAGGGCCCTTTATCAGGCCCATATTCAACGACTGCATGCAGGTTATGCGGAATCCATTGAAACCAGCGCCATCCATCTGGATGTCCTGACCAATTTAAAAAGGATTAATTCTCATATTACGGGTATCATTTATCCTTTGTTGGAACTGCCAGACAACAACAAATAAGGTAGGGTTTTATGACTCCCAATCGGTTAAAAAAACTGCTTTCCCAGGTTAAAAATGGCGCTTTGCCTGTTGAGGAGGCCTATGGCCGCTTAAAAGGATTTTCACAGGAGGAGCTGGGATTCGCTACGCTGGACCATCATCGGCATATCCGGCAGGGTTTTCCAGAGGTCATTTTTTGTCTGGGAAAAACTGACCGGCAGATCCTCACCTTGCTGACGCATTCGGTCAAACGCCATCCCCGGATTTTAGCCACCCGGGTAAAACCGGAAACCTTTCAATTGATCTCCACGGAGTTTCCTTCTGCCAGATACAATGAACTGGGGAAAACCGTCGTGATTTCCCGGGCCGACAAAAAAAAATTAAAATCAAAAGGGGCAATCCTTATTATCACGGCGGGAACTTCCGATATTTATATAGGAGAAGAAGCCAGGGAAACTGCGACCATTCTTGGAAGCCGCGTTGAAACGCTGTACGATGTTGGCGTTGCCGGTATTCACCGTATCCTGGACAAGAAGAGCCTCATGGATCAAGCCAGGGTCTTAATTGTGATTGCCGGGATGGATGGCGTTCTCCCGAGCGTCATTGGCGGGCTCAGCGACAAACCGCTCATCGCAGTTCCGTCGAGCCAGGGATATGGAGCCTCTTTAAACGGGCTCGCCCCTCTGTTGACCATGCTGAACGCCTGTGCCGCCGGAATCGGCGTCATGAATATTGATAATGGGTTTGGGGCAGCCGTTTTGGCCCATCGGATCAATACTTTGACATAGGGAAGGCAGTCTTTGTCCGTTTTGGACCGCGAGAAGGGAACACCAGACATTTTCGCTGGCGCACCCGTTTTAGTGATTGGATACGAAGATCATATGAAAAAAATTGCTTATTTTGACTGCTTTTCAGGAATCAGCGGAGACATGATTCTGGGCGCAATGGTCGATGCCGGTCTCCCCCTTTCATTTCTAAATCAAACGGTTCTTTCTCTTATTCCGGGTGGCGTTAAACTCCGCGCCCGAAAAGTAAAAAGAGGACATTTACAGGGAACCAAGGTCGACGTGATCCTTTCCCCTTCACCCTCGCTTCGGTTAAAAAATTTAACCTCTATCCTGGGTTTTATCGGGAAAGGGCGTTTATCTCCCTCGCTTAAAACAAAAAGTCAGGCGATTTTTCAACGGCTTGCCGGGGGGGAAGGAAAGTCGCATGGTCTGAATCCAGAATCCGTTTCATTTGAAGAACTGGGCGGAATCGACACCATCGTCGATGTTGTCGGCGCCGTAGCCGGGTTTGAATGGCTAAAAATAGATGAGGTCCATTCCTCCGCTATCAATGTTGGGGAAGGGTTCGTTCAAATCCATCACGGAAAATTTCCGGTTCCAGGACCCGTCACGGTTCACCTTTTAAAAAATATCCCCATCTATTCAAACGGCATTAAAAAAGAATTAACCACCCCTACTGGCGCGGCAATCCTCTCAACATTAGCTTCATCTTTTGGGTCAATCCCTCTTTTGAAGCTTCAAAAAACGGGACTGGGGGCCGGAGACTTTATGATCGAAGAGACACCCAACCTCCTCCGGTTACTGATTGGAGAACAGGAGGACCAATTCATTCACGACCAAATCTATCAAATTGAAACCCATATCGACGACTTAAATCCTCAAATCTATGAAACCCTGATTGAACATTTGCTTCACGACGGAGCGCTTGACGTCACACTCACCCCGATCATCATGAAAAAGGGACGTCCGGCAATCCTCTTAACCGTTTTGGCTCCTCTTGAGCCGTTGACAAAAATCACTGAAAGGGTTTTCAAAGAAACCACCTCTCTGGGCTTTCGGATCCAAAAAATAAACCGGCTGATGGTTAAAAGAAAAGAAGAAAGGTTCAAAACCTCACGGGGCTGGGTCAGGGTAAAAAAATCTTTCCTGGGAAAAGGGCTGCGGGCGGTTCCGGAATACGAAGATTGCAAGCTCATCGCAGAAAAACAGAAAGAACCGCTTAAGGACGTATTAAAACAAGTCGAAGCAGAAATTAATCAAAAAATAATAAAAAAAAGGTGGAAATGACCTATTCGTTGGTTACAGCGCTCATGGCCCTGGCCGTTACCCTTCTTGGAAGTTCGGTATTTACAAACGGAATCGAATGGATCGGAAAGAAGTTAAAGCTGTCAGACGGTGCGGTAGGATCGGTTCTGGCCGGGGTAGGAACCGCGCTCCCGGAAACCCTTATTCCTCTTATCGCCATTTTGTTTGGACACGGCTTGGCAGAAAAGGAGATCGGCATCGGGGCGATTTTAGGGGCCCCTTTCATGCTTTCCACCCTCACCCTTCCGTTAGTTGGCTTTGGCGTTTATTTTTTCGCCAGAACAGGGAAAAGGACCCGGCAATTCCATTTAAATTTCAAAGAAATTGAGATTGATTTAAAATACTTTCTGATTTCGTTTTCATTAGCCGTTGCGGCTTCTGCGATTGAAAACAGGCTGACCCACACGATCATTGGACTTTTTTTATTTGGGCTTTATGCAAATTATTTACGGGACATTTTTAAACGACCTTCTTCAGACCACCTGGACCTGGAACCGCTTTACTTTCAAAAATTTATTCGTCATCCCGGAGTAAGGACGATTGTCGTTCAAACTTTATTCGGGCTTGGTTTAATTGTGGGAGGCGCTGTCTATTTTATTGAGGGAATAGCAGGAATCGCCGATTTCTTTCATGTTTCTCCGTTTATTTTATCTTTGCTCATAACGCCCATCGCCACCGAACTCCCTGAAAAATTCAACAGCCTCATCTGGATTTCAAAAAAGAAAGACCATCTGGCCGTGTCAAATATCACAGGCGCCATGGTGTTCCAAAGCACGTTCCCCGTCTCCATCGGACTCTTTGGAACAGCGTGGGCTTTTGACCGCAACGGAATGACCAATATCATCTTAACATTTGTTACCGCCCTTTTTTTCTTCAGCCTTCTTTTATTTAAGAAAAAATGGGAACCTTACCACCTGATGCTGGGGACAATTAGCTATATCGCCTATGTGCTAATTCTTATTTTTTATTAAAACTCGAACCATTTCTGTGAAAGGATGGATTTAGTATGTTGAACGTCACGCTATTCTTGTTCTTGGGTTTAGTGTCTGGATTTTTAAGCGGGCTTATTGGACTTGGCGGGGGAGTCATTATTGTCCCTTCCCTGATCGTATTATTCGGAATGTCCCAGCATCAGGCACAAGGAACGACATTAGCCTTAATGGTTCCTCCCATCGGTTTGCTTGCGGCATGGACCTACTATCAGCAGGGTTACGTGGACTTGAAAATCGCGGCCTTTATTTGTACTGGCTTTTTCTTTGGAGGGTTTCTCGGCGCCAAGCTGGCAATTGGATTATCGAACGAAATTTTGCAAAAGGTGTTCGGCATCGCCTTGCTTCTCATTTCACTCAAAATGATATTCACTAAATAAAATAACCTTCCTTATTTAAATATGAAACATCATGTTTGTTTTTTGTTCCACTGCACGATACCTTTCGCTTAACTCTTGAAGGGTAAGGCGGTCAAGGACGGAAAGAATCGCAGAACGGACCTCTTTCCAAAC
The window above is part of the Nitrospirota bacterium genome. Proteins encoded here:
- the larB gene encoding nickel pincer cofactor biosynthesis protein LarB, whose protein sequence is MTPNRLKKLLSQVKNGALPVEEAYGRLKGFSQEELGFATLDHHRHIRQGFPEVIFCLGKTDRQILTLLTHSVKRHPRILATRVKPETFQLISTEFPSARYNELGKTVVISRADKKKLKSKGAILIITAGTSDIYIGEEARETATILGSRVETLYDVGVAGIHRILDKKSLMDQARVLIVIAGMDGVLPSVIGGLSDKPLIAVPSSQGYGASLNGLAPLLTMLNACAAGIGVMNIDNGFGAAVLAHRINTLT
- the larC gene encoding nickel pincer cofactor biosynthesis protein LarC, translated to MKKIAYFDCFSGISGDMILGAMVDAGLPLSFLNQTVLSLIPGGVKLRARKVKRGHLQGTKVDVILSPSPSLRLKNLTSILGFIGKGRLSPSLKTKSQAIFQRLAGGEGKSHGLNPESVSFEELGGIDTIVDVVGAVAGFEWLKIDEVHSSAINVGEGFVQIHHGKFPVPGPVTVHLLKNIPIYSNGIKKELTTPTGAAILSTLASSFGSIPLLKLQKTGLGAGDFMIEETPNLLRLLIGEQEDQFIHDQIYQIETHIDDLNPQIYETLIEHLLHDGALDVTLTPIIMKKGRPAILLTVLAPLEPLTKITERVFKETTSLGFRIQKINRLMVKRKEERFKTSRGWVRVKKSFLGKGLRAVPEYEDCKLIAEKQKEPLKDVLKQVEAEINQKIIKKRWK
- a CDS encoding sodium:calcium antiporter: MTYSLVTALMALAVTLLGSSVFTNGIEWIGKKLKLSDGAVGSVLAGVGTALPETLIPLIAILFGHGLAEKEIGIGAILGAPFMLSTLTLPLVGFGVYFFARTGKRTRQFHLNFKEIEIDLKYFLISFSLAVAASAIENRLTHTIIGLFLFGLYANYLRDIFKRPSSDHLDLEPLYFQKFIRHPGVRTIVVQTLFGLGLIVGGAVYFIEGIAGIADFFHVSPFILSLLITPIATELPEKFNSLIWISKKKDHLAVSNITGAMVFQSTFPVSIGLFGTAWAFDRNGMTNIILTFVTALFFFSLLLFKKKWEPYHLMLGTISYIAYVLILIFY
- a CDS encoding sulfite exporter TauE/SafE family protein, which translates into the protein MLNVTLFLFLGLVSGFLSGLIGLGGGVIIVPSLIVLFGMSQHQAQGTTLALMVPPIGLLAAWTYYQQGYVDLKIAAFICTGFFFGGFLGAKLAIGLSNEILQKVFGIALLLISLKMIFTK